A genomic window from Punica granatum isolate Tunisia-2019 chromosome 2, ASM765513v2, whole genome shotgun sequence includes:
- the LOC116193809 gene encoding glycine-rich protein 5-like: MASSGVTLLLLVLVFMFLAAHGTARAIPGTLNHHDDNINNNGNDNNNMKHEVNPKDEATPSECGGSEDQLDDQKNFIPIGGGMGGAMGGFAGMGGYAGIGGVMPRLGGVGAGMGSGFGMGGGFGAGTGAGSGMGAGPWGGLGGFPIGGLGGGSTGGDAGVPLPLP, translated from the coding sequence ATGGCAAGTTCAGGGGTGACCTTACTTTTACTGGTGCTTGTCTTCATGTTTTTGGCTGCGCATGGGACTGCTCGGGCGATCCCTGGCACTCTCAATCACCATGATGACAACATTAACAATAATGGTAACGATAATAACAACATGAAGCATGAGGTCAATCCCAAGGATGAAGCTACTCCGTCTGAGTGTGGTGGCAGCGAAGACCAGCTCGATGATCAGAAGAACTTCATTCCTATTGGTGGAGGGATGGGAGGTGCAATGGGCGGCTTTGCTGGGATGGGAGGCTATGCGGGTATCGGCGGAGTGATGCCAAGGCTCGGTGGGGTAGGGGCAGGAATGGGGAGTGGTTTCGGGATGGGTGGTGGTTTTGGGGCAGGTACTGGGGCCGGGTCTGGGATGGGAGCTGGACCATGGGGTGGCCTCGGTGGGTTCCCGATCGGTGGGCTTGGCGGTGGCTCCACTGGTGGAGATGCAGGCGTCCCCCTTCCTCTCCCCTGA